Proteins from one Malania oleifera isolate guangnan ecotype guangnan chromosome 4, ASM2987363v1, whole genome shotgun sequence genomic window:
- the LOC131153400 gene encoding serine carboxypeptidase-like 20 yields the protein MLSGLFIVEAAPKWSQVTYLPGFNGTFPSKHYSGYVTIDRDPAKQLFYYFVESERNPQKDPLVLWLNGGPGCSSMDGFVYEHGPFNFEPGKVKDNLPTLHLNPYSWSKVSNIIYLDSPAGVGFSYSTSISAYTTDDVQTAIDTHNFLLQWLNQYPEFQENPFYIAGESYAGIYVPTLASEVVKGIQAGSKPNINLKGYMVGNGITDNHFDGNALIPFVRGMGLISHADYEILGGLNIYNILEPCYHNPDATGNSKQPLSFSELGRTDKPLDIRKRLVGRAWPLRAPVTLGIVTLWPQLVSDSNVNVPCVNNEVATKWLNDAEVKKAIHAKVIGSIDWTLCTGSLTYYHNTGSMIDYHKNLTALGYRALIYSGDHDMCVPFTGTEAWIKSLGLEVVDEWRSWLSGGQVAGYTQGYDQNLSFLTVKGAGHAVPQYKPREALDFYSRWLEGMPI from the exons ATGCTTTCGGGCTTGTTCATTGTGGAAGCAGCTCCGAAGTGGTCTCAGGTCACATACCTCCCTGGCTTCAATGGCACTTTCCCCTCCAAACACTATTCTGG GTATGTGACCATTGATCGGGATCCAGCTAAACAACTATTCTACTACTTTGTTGAGTCGGAAAGGAATCCGCAGAAAGATCCCCTTGTTCTATGGCTTAATGGTGGCCCTGGCTGCTCCAGTATGGATGGATTTGTTTATGAACATG GACCATTCAATTTCGAACCAGGAAAGGTTAAGGACAACCTCCCAACGTTACATCTCAATCCATACAGTTGGTCCAAG GTTTCGAACATTATTTATTTGGATTCTCCTGCTGGTGTCGGCTTCTCCTACTCCACAAGCATAAGCGCATACACCACTGATGATGTGCAAACTGCCATTGACACACACAATTTTCTACTTCAG TGGCTGAACCAATACCCAGAGTTCCAAGAGAATCCATTTTACATAGCAGGAGAGTCTTATGCAGGAATTTACGTGCCAACACTTGCTTCTGAAGTAGTGAAAG GAATTCAAGCTGGGTCAAAGCCCAATATTAATTTGAAG GGTTACATGGTGGGAAATGGAATCACAGATAACCATTTCGATGGCAATGCTCTTATACCCTTTGTGCGTGGGATGGGCCTAATCTCACATGCTGATTATGAG ATTCTTGGCGGATTGAACATCTACAACATCCTTGAACCATGTTACCATAACCCAGATGCAACTGGAAATTCAAAGCAACCACTTAGCTTCAGTGAATTAGGGAGGACCGATAAGCCTCTTGACATAAGGAAACGATTAGTTGGTCGTGCATGGCCTCTTCGAGCACCAGTAACACTAGGCATTGTCACACTGTGGCCTCAGTTAGTTAGTGATAGCAATGTCAACGTCCCATGTGTA AATAATGAGGTTGCGACCAAGTGGCTAAATGATGCTGAAGTTAAGAAAGCAATTCATGCAAAGGTAATT GGAAGCATAGATTGGACATTATGCACAGGTAGCTTAACTTACTACCATAATACTGGAAGTATGATTGATTACCATAAAAACCTCACTGCACTGGGATATAGAGCTCTTATATACAG TGGTGACCATGATATGTGTGTGCCTTTCACGGGGACCGAAGCATGGATCAAATCACTTGGACTCGAAGTTGTAGATGAATGGAGGTCATGGTTGTCAGGAGGGCAAGTCGCCGG TTATACACAAGGATATGATCAAAACCTTTCATTTCTCACTGTAAAG GGAGCAGGCCATGCAGTTCCTCAGTACAAGCCACGAGAGGCATTGGACTTCTATAGTCGCTGGTTGGAAGGAATGCCAATATGA